Proteins encoded together in one Cervus canadensis isolate Bull #8, Minnesota chromosome 7, ASM1932006v1, whole genome shotgun sequence window:
- the LOC122444646 gene encoding elongation factor 2-like codes for MRGVRFDVHDVMLHADAIHRGGGQIIPTARRCLYASVLTVQPRLMEPIYLVEIQCPEQVVGGIYGVLNRKRGHVFEETQVAGTPVFVVKAYLPVNESFGFTADLRSNTGGQAFPQCVFDHWQILPGDPFDNTSRPSQVVAETRKRKGL; via the coding sequence ATGCGGGGCGTGCGCTTTGATGTCCATGATGTGATGCTGCACGCTGATGCCATCCACCGTGGGGGTGGCCAGATCATCCCCACGGCTCGGCGCTGCCTGTATGCCAGTGTGCTGACTGTCCAGCCCCGGCTCATGGAGCCCATCTATCTTGTGGAGATCCAGTGTCCGGAACAAGTGGTTGGTGGCATCTACGGTGTCTTGAACAGGAAGCGGGGTCATGTCTTTGAGGAGACCCAGGTGGCCGGCACGCCTGTGTTTGTTGTGAAGGCCTACCTTCCTGTCAATGAGTCCTTCGGCTTCACTGCTGACCTGAGGTCCAACACGGGCGGCCAGGCCTTCCCCCAGTGTGTGTTTGACCACTGGCAGATCCTGCCCGGTGACCCCTTTGACAACACCAGCCGCCCCAGTCAAGTGGTGGCGGAGACGCGCAAGCGCAAAGGCCTGTAA